From Streptomyces sp. NBC_01754, a single genomic window includes:
- a CDS encoding CCA tRNA nucleotidyltransferase, whose product MPNANEDNLSALSQVQHRAASELLQVPPVADDLARRFQEAGFRLAVVGGSVRDALLGRLGNDLDFTTDARPDDVLKIVRPWADSVWEIGIAFGTVGSQKDGYQIEITTYRSEAYDRTSRKPEVSYGDSIEEDLVRRDFTINAMAVALPQKEFIDPHGGLEDLAARVLRTPGKPEDSFSDDPLRMLRAARFASQLDFEVAPEVLAAMTDMAGRIEIVSAERVREELNKLILSDRPRTGLGLLVETGLADRVLPELPALRLERDEHHRHKDVYEHSLTVLEQAIDLEEGGPDLTLRLAALLHDIGKPKTRRFEKDGRVSFHHHEVVGAKLARKRLTGLKYSNEMVKDVSKLVELHLRFHGYGDGEWTDSAVRRYVRDAGPLLDRLHKLTRSDCTTRNKRKANALSRTYDGLEERIAQLKDQEQLDAIRPDLDGNEIMEILGVGPGPVIGKAYSFLLELRLENGPMERDAAVAALKEWWAAQG is encoded by the coding sequence GTGCCGAACGCCAACGAAGACAACCTCAGTGCACTGAGCCAGGTGCAGCACCGCGCAGCCAGCGAACTGCTACAGGTGCCCCCGGTCGCCGACGACCTCGCCCGCCGGTTCCAGGAGGCCGGTTTCCGTCTCGCAGTGGTCGGAGGGTCGGTCCGCGACGCATTGCTCGGCAGGCTCGGCAACGACCTGGACTTCACGACCGATGCCCGCCCGGACGACGTGCTCAAGATCGTCCGCCCGTGGGCCGACTCGGTGTGGGAGATCGGGATCGCGTTCGGGACCGTCGGTTCGCAGAAGGACGGCTACCAGATCGAGATCACGACCTACCGGTCGGAGGCGTACGACCGCACTTCGCGGAAGCCGGAGGTCTCCTACGGCGACTCCATCGAGGAAGACCTGGTACGCCGCGACTTCACGATCAACGCCATGGCGGTCGCGCTGCCGCAGAAGGAGTTCATCGACCCCCACGGCGGTCTGGAAGACCTGGCCGCTCGGGTGCTCCGGACCCCTGGCAAGCCCGAGGACTCCTTCTCCGACGACCCACTGCGTATGCTGCGGGCCGCGCGCTTCGCGTCACAGCTTGATTTCGAGGTCGCGCCCGAGGTCCTCGCGGCCATGACGGACATGGCCGGACGCATCGAGATCGTCTCGGCGGAACGCGTCCGTGAGGAGCTCAACAAGCTGATCCTCTCCGATCGCCCCCGCACGGGGCTGGGCCTGCTCGTGGAGACGGGCCTGGCCGACCGGGTGCTGCCCGAGCTTCCCGCGCTCCGACTGGAACGTGACGAGCATCACCGTCACAAGGACGTCTACGAGCACTCCCTGACGGTCCTGGAACAGGCCATCGACCTGGAGGAGGGCGGTCCGGACCTCACGCTGCGGCTCGCCGCTCTGCTGCACGACATCGGCAAGCCGAAGACGCGGCGCTTCGAGAAGGACGGCCGTGTCTCGTTCCATCACCACGAGGTGGTGGGCGCCAAGCTGGCCAGGAAACGGCTGACCGGGCTCAAGTACTCCAACGAGATGGTCAAGGACGTCTCCAAGCTCGTGGAGCTGCACCTGCGCTTCCACGGTTATGGAGACGGGGAATGGACCGACTCCGCGGTGCGCCGGTACGTGCGTGACGCGGGTCCCCTGCTGGACCGGCTCCACAAGCTGACGCGCTCGGACTGCACGACGCGGAACAAGCGCAAGGCGAACGCCCTGTCGCGGACCTACGACGGGCTCGAGGAGCGCATCGCGCAGCTGAAGGATCAGGAGCAGCTGGACGCCATCCGCCCGGACCTGGACGGGAACGAGATCATGGAGATCCTCGGGGTCGGCCCCGGTCCGGTGATCGGCAAGGCGTACTCCTTCCTCCTTGAGCTGCGACTGGAGAACGGGCCCATGGAGCGGGACGCGGCGGTCGCGGCGCTCAAGGAGTGGTGGGCCGCGCAGGGCTGA
- a CDS encoding MFS transporter yields the protein MPVARDLGVLLRLRNFRRLLAVRLLSQSADGVYQVALATYVVFSPESQTTPGAIASAMAVLLLPYSLVGPFAGVLLDRWPRRQVFLYGNLLRAVLACCTALLLLSPAPDWAFYASALCVTAVNRFVLAGLSAALPRVVDADRLVVANSLSPTAGTLAATLGGGLALAVRLLTDGSDTAVVLLGATLYLLSALASLGLPRELLGPDQDQPHVRLREALATTTRGLVAGFRHLAERRDAARVLAAMTVMRFCYGALTVMLLMLCRYAWAKSESHGLALLGLALGFSAAGYFVAATMTPWAVGRFGRYGWLALCTGVAAVLEPALGLPFAPVPMLAAAFILGLVTQGSKIAADTEVQTSVDDAFRGRVFSLYDVLFNVAFVAAAGVSALVLPADGRSVVVVVTVAVLYAAVSVAMMRRLRAGTAPASPRIGTRREE from the coding sequence ATGCCTGTCGCGCGTGATCTGGGCGTTCTCCTACGCCTGCGGAACTTCCGTCGTCTCCTGGCCGTACGGCTTCTCTCCCAGTCGGCAGACGGCGTCTACCAGGTCGCCCTCGCCACCTATGTGGTCTTCTCACCGGAGAGCCAGACGACACCCGGCGCCATCGCCTCGGCCATGGCCGTCCTGCTCCTTCCGTATTCACTGGTCGGTCCCTTCGCGGGTGTCCTGCTGGACCGCTGGCCACGCCGACAGGTCTTCCTCTACGGCAATCTGCTGCGAGCCGTACTCGCCTGCTGTACCGCCCTGTTGCTCCTGAGTCCCGCGCCGGACTGGGCGTTCTACGCCTCGGCCCTCTGTGTCACCGCCGTCAACCGCTTCGTGCTCGCCGGACTGTCGGCCGCCCTCCCCCGTGTGGTGGACGCCGACCGGCTCGTGGTGGCCAACTCCCTCTCACCCACCGCCGGCACGCTGGCCGCCACCCTGGGTGGCGGGCTGGCTCTGGCCGTCCGGCTGCTGACGGACGGTTCCGACACCGCGGTGGTCCTGCTGGGAGCGACGCTCTACCTGCTGTCGGCGCTGGCCTCCCTGGGGCTGCCGCGTGAGCTCCTCGGACCGGATCAGGACCAGCCCCACGTCCGACTGCGCGAGGCCCTCGCCACGACCACACGTGGCCTCGTCGCCGGCTTCCGTCACCTCGCGGAACGCCGGGACGCGGCGCGCGTCCTCGCCGCCATGACGGTCATGCGTTTCTGTTACGGGGCGCTGACCGTGATGCTGCTGATGCTGTGCCGCTACGCCTGGGCGAAAAGCGAGTCCCACGGGCTCGCCCTGCTCGGCCTGGCGCTCGGTTTCTCCGCCGCGGGCTACTTCGTGGCTGCCACGATGACCCCCTGGGCCGTCGGGCGTTTCGGACGGTACGGCTGGCTGGCGCTGTGCACGGGTGTGGCCGCCGTCCTGGAACCGGCGCTGGGGCTGCCCTTTGCCCCCGTCCCGATGCTGGCGGCCGCGTTCATCCTCGGACTCGTGACACAGGGGTCGAAGATCGCCGCGGACACCGAGGTCCAGACCTCCGTCGACGACGCCTTCCGCGGCAGGGTCTTCTCGCTGTACGACGTGCTGTTCAACGTCGCATTCGTCGCGGCGGCAGGAGTGTCGGCCCTGGTGCTTCCCGCTGACGGACGGTCCGTCGTCGTGGTGGTCACGGTGGCCGTGCTCTATGCCGCCGTCTCGGTGGCGATGATGCGCCGGCTCCGGGCCGGAACGGCTCCCGCCAGTCCCCGGATCGGCACCCGGCGCGAGGAATGA
- a CDS encoding PadR family transcriptional regulator — MSRRSGILEFAVLGLLRESPMHGYELRKRLNTSLGIFRAFSYGTLYPCLKTLVVNGWLIEETGSDPATPPATVRGVTSTSSLGGRRAKIVYRLTAEGKEHFEELLSHTGPDSWEDEHFAARFAFFGQTEREVRMRVLEGRRSRLEERLEKMRASLARTRERLDDYTLELQRHGMESVEREVRWLNELIESERSGRDQRRSSPEGSTQHDTSGETGGLPRNRDHSRPDPSDDTK, encoded by the coding sequence GTGAGCAGACGCTCCGGCATCCTCGAATTCGCGGTGCTCGGCCTGCTCCGTGAGTCCCCGATGCACGGGTACGAACTGCGCAAACGCCTCAACACCTCGTTGGGGATCTTCCGCGCGTTCAGCTACGGCACGCTCTACCCCTGCCTCAAGACGCTGGTCGTCAACGGCTGGTTGATCGAGGAGACCGGCAGCGATCCGGCGACTCCGCCCGCCACGGTCCGTGGGGTCACCTCCACGTCCTCGCTGGGCGGACGCCGCGCCAAGATCGTCTACCGGTTGACGGCAGAAGGTAAGGAGCACTTCGAGGAACTGCTCTCGCACACCGGCCCGGACTCCTGGGAGGACGAGCATTTCGCCGCTCGGTTCGCCTTCTTCGGGCAGACGGAACGCGAGGTGCGCATGCGCGTGCTCGAAGGCCGGCGCAGCAGGCTGGAGGAGCGTCTCGAGAAGATGCGCGCCTCGCTGGCCCGCACCCGGGAACGACTCGATGACTACACGCTTGAGCTTCAGCGGCACGGCATGGAGTCCGTGGAGCGCGAAGTGCGCTGGCTGAACGAGCTCATCGAGAGCGAGCGGTCGGGACGGGATCAGCGCCGATCCTCACCCGAGGGCTCCACTCAGCACGACACATCAGGAGAGACGGGCGGCCTGCCCCGGAACCGGGACCACTCCCGGCCGGATCCGTCCGACGACACCAAGTGA
- a CDS encoding inositol-3-phosphate synthase, with amino-acid sequence MGSVRVAIVGVGNCAASLVQGVEYYKDADPAGKVPGLMHVQFGDYHVGDVEFVAAFDVDAKKVGLDLADAIGASENNTIKIADVPSTGVTVQRGHTHDGLGKYYRETIEESDEAPVDIVQTLKDKQVDVLVCYLPVGSEAAAKFYAQCAIDAKVAFVNALPVFIAGTKEWADKFTEAGVPIVGDDIKSQVGATITHRVMAKLFEDRGVVLDRTMQLNVGGNMDFKNMLERERLESKKISKTQAVTSQIRDRELGADNVHIGPSDYVAWLDDRKWAYVRLEGRAFGDVPLNLEYKLEVWDSPNSAGVIIDAVRAAKIAKDRGVGGPILSASSYFMKSPPVQYFDDEARENVEKFINGDAER; translated from the coding sequence ATGGGTTCGGTTCGCGTAGCCATCGTCGGCGTGGGCAACTGCGCCGCCTCGCTGGTGCAGGGCGTCGAGTACTACAAGGACGCCGATCCGGCGGGCAAGGTGCCCGGTCTGATGCACGTTCAGTTCGGCGACTACCACGTGGGTGACGTCGAGTTCGTCGCCGCCTTCGACGTCGACGCGAAGAAGGTCGGTCTCGACCTCGCGGACGCCATCGGCGCCAGCGAGAACAACACGATCAAGATCGCCGATGTGCCGAGCACCGGTGTGACCGTCCAGCGCGGCCACACCCACGACGGCCTGGGCAAGTACTACCGCGAGACGATCGAGGAGTCCGACGAGGCTCCGGTCGACATCGTCCAGACCCTCAAGGACAAGCAGGTGGACGTCCTCGTCTGCTACCTGCCGGTCGGCTCCGAGGCGGCTGCGAAGTTCTACGCCCAGTGCGCCATCGACGCCAAGGTCGCGTTCGTCAACGCGCTCCCGGTGTTCATCGCCGGCACCAAGGAGTGGGCGGACAAGTTCACCGAGGCCGGCGTCCCGATCGTCGGTGACGACATCAAGTCCCAGGTGGGCGCGACCATCACGCACCGTGTGATGGCGAAGCTCTTCGAGGACCGGGGTGTCGTCCTCGACCGCACGATGCAGCTGAACGTCGGCGGCAACATGGACTTCAAGAACATGCTCGAGCGTGAGCGGCTGGAGTCCAAGAAGATCTCGAAGACCCAGGCGGTCACCTCGCAGATCCGTGACCGCGAGCTGGGCGCGGACAACGTCCACATCGGTCCCTCGGACTACGTGGCCTGGCTGGACGACCGCAAGTGGGCGTACGTGCGCCTCGAGGGCCGCGCCTTCGGTGACGTTCCGCTGAACCTGGAGTACAAGCTCGAGGTCTGGGACTCCCCGAACTCGGCCGGTGTCATCATCGACGCGGTCCGTGCGGCGAAGATCGCCAAGGACCGCGGCGTCGGCGGCCCGATCCTCTCCGCCTCGTCCTACTTCATGAAGAGCCCGCCCGTGCAGTACTTCGACGACGAGGCCCGCGAGAACGTCGAGAAGTTCATCAACGGCGACGCCGAGCGCTGA